AGATATTTCGTAACAAAAGATAAGAGCAAGAGTTGTAAAAGGTTAATTTAAAATGTACAAGCGTTTGATTGCAACAATTTCGTTTCTGCATATACATCATTATCATTTTTGCAGCAATAGTTAGTGAAATATCTTGCTGCAGTTTCCTTAAAAATAAAAGAATCTGTCTGGTTTTAAAAATCTTATAGAGATTTGTGTTGCAATATCATTCAATTGCCCAACTGAAAATCTGAGATAATTATCTTGATAATAAAAGGGAATGAATACAGAACAATGTTTTACATCGTCTTCCTCAGGCTTTTTGCCAGTTGATCCAGCTCATTCAGAAGATTCTGTATCGCCTGAATACGTACCTCCAGTTGCTGTGATTTTACAGCTGACTGATTTTGCACTGTAACATTGATAGATAATCCTACGATCAGTGAATTGATGCGATAAGCAAGAGCATGAAAGGTGTTCGCATCAGACCAGTCTTTCTTTTTATTACCGGGTTCATTCTGTAACTGCGTGATGGTATCTGAAAATGAAGCCAGTGCTGTTTGTGCTTTTTTTCTTGCCAGGCGAATCTCATATATATCAGATTGATGATCGTGCAGCTGTCCTTCAACGGCTTTAAAATATTGATCATTATGTTGTACGACCAGATCAGCAAGATTTAACATACCGCGCTTCTGCCTTATCGGAACAAAGAAATAACCTGCTACAGCCAACAGGCATCCGATCAGCGTAAATATGATACGGCTTCCCAGTATACGGTCGATATTTCCCTCATAGCTATTTAAAGTAATGACAATCCCTGCCGTAATAAACAGCACACTGACCAGGTAATTCGGTTTGTTGAACAGGAAAAAACCATAAAGACATATTGCTGCTATAATAAGGAGTATGGATATATTGGAAATCAGATTCAGAATCAATATTCCTAAGAGAATACCTGTAAGTGTACCTGTAATGCGTTGGAAATTGCGGCGTTGAGTAGTTACAAAACCCGGTCGTGCTACAATAGCAATAGTTAGCAGAATCCAATAGGTATATCTGTATTCCGGAAGGAGCATACCGAATAGTCCGCCTAACCCAAATAAAACGGCCAGTCGTAAGGCAAATGGAAATATCGTGGAGTGAAAACTGAGTTGATTTTTGACTGCAGTCCATCCGCGTGGCGGCAAGGAAAGAAAATGCTGGTATTCATTTTCCTTTACCGAATCAAATACCTTCGCATCGGATGTAGATCGTATACGTGTAATGAAATCGAGAATCAACTGGATATTACGTATAGTCGCATTTAAAATGGAATAAGCTTCGCCCTCTTGCTTATCCCGTATAGCGATAAGCCCATTCAGTAATGAGGGAATCTCCATATGATTATTGTGCTTATCCGATATCTTTCTGGAGTAGTTTGCTGCTAATAAATCTATTTCTCCGGCTATCCTGATAATCAGCTTACGGATGTGTTCAAGTGCGCCTGTAGGTTCCAGAGTTTTTCGGATAGACTCGTAATCGTGGTCAAGAGCCATTAATAGTTCATACAGATCAATCAGTTGATAGACTTGATTCAACCAGACTTTTCCCTCTTCAGAATAAATCAGTTTTTTTTCTCTTAGCAAAAGGAATCGTATAGTCTCCTGTTGATCGCTTACCTGAATATGCAATCTTCCGAGTTCTCTGTATGCTTTATCTAATGGAATAAGCTCATCATAACATTTTGCTTTGGCTTGAAGCAATACAGCCATACTGAGAAAACCATCAGCCATGGCATGGCGTAATGAACGGTAAGGTACTATATAAGCCTGCAGAATACTGACCATATAAAACCATATTGCACCTAAAGTAATTCCTATACTGAAGGTTAACGGATGCGAAGGCCATAAACCCACCACAAAACTGACCAGAATAAGGGTTAGAGTACCGGTAATTCCTACCCGCAGTCCAAATACCGATAACATTGCGCATATAAAACCTGATGCAATGAGTAAGGGAAGCAGGAGCCAGGCGGAAGAGATGGCGTAAGCAGTAGCAAATGAAGCTGTAAAAAATAAGGGTATGCACCATTTTGCAGACTTCCATTTGTCCTGCCGGTTGCCGGGTAGATCAGTAAGAGAAGATAATAATGCACCCATACCTACCGTAATGGCAGTATCCAGATGTCCGCAGTAAAAGACTATAATGCTGGGTACAAGTGTTGTGAAAATATTGCGAAAAGCATCCCCACTGTTTTCCGCTGAAATAAACTGGAAAACAAGTTTTGAAATCGAAGAAATTCTGTGCTTAAGCGCATAGAATGCCATATAATCAGACATTTAAATTTTGTGCAAAAATATAAATATTTATGGATCTATTATGCCTGCATATAAAATCAATCTTAAAAATGACAATGTAATTCAAACGCCGTCTGATAATTCCGTTTTAAAAAATATTTGGCCAAACACCGAAATAAATAATGGAAATACCTACATTTAAAATATAATTGTCGGAAAATTTACTTTTTTATGAATTTCAGTATGTTTTAGATAGAAATCCATTTTCTTTTTCTAAGTTCTGCAATGTAAATAAGTATGTAATACTATATTATAGATATTCCCCAACAATCGTTGATCGCTGTCTAAACCACCTTGAAAAAGTTTTGGATTCAAACACCTGACTTTTTTGTAATAGGGTAATTAAATATTGAATAATAAACCACAAGAGAGAATGCTTTCAGAGGAATTTGAAAATCTGTCAGTCGATGAGGTACTATTACCTATACTTAATGGAACCACTCAAGGTATGGTTGTATCAAGTCTTGATGGCAAATTGGTTTTCTGGAATGAAGAGGCAAGCCGGGTTCTGAACATACCAAAAGAATCATGTTTAATAAAGAATGTTTTTGAGCTGTTTGCTACTTTCTGTGATGAGCATTTTATTCCTTTTTCCTATGAGAAATTTCCGGTTAATATCACTGCTGAAACAGGTGTAGCACAGAAAGATGTGATTGTGGTATCTGTTCAGGGAAATAAACAGATGGTTTGGCACAATCTTAATGTTACACAGATATGTATTGGAAATACTCCTTTTATCCTGACTTCATTTTCAGATGTGAGCCGGATTATGGAAGTAAACCGCAAGGCTTTAGAAAATGAAAAACAGCTTCATCTGTTGGTTGCATCATTAGATGACATTGTATTCGAAGCTACTGCTGAAGGTATTATCCTCAATTATTGGGTCAATGATCCCCAAAGCCTGTTTTATGTTCCCGATTATTTTCTGAATAAAAACATAGAGGAATTGTTCCCTGCTGATCTGGCTATATCATTTCTTGCCCTTATACAGAATTCTTTAACAGAAAGAATTTCTAATGAAATGGAATATCAGTCTCCGTTTGATTCCCATAAGGACAACTGGTATAGAATACAGACCCGCCCCATCCGTTTCATGGAAGACCGGGTAGCAGTCATTGTTTCGGATGTTACGGAGCGTATAAGACGGGAAGAAATGACACGAATCAATGAACAAAAATTCAATCAGGCTTTCCAGTATTCGGGTATAGGTATGGCTATGGTTAATCAGGAAGGCGTGTGTCTGGAAGTAAATAAGACATTATGTAAAATACTGGGGTATACACTTGCTGAACTAACCACCCTGAGTTTCCATGAATATACTCATCCTGAAGATCTGGAAATGGATGTGCAGAATTTGGAAAAACTCGGAAAGGGTCAGTTGGATAGTTATACGATAGAGAAACGTTACCGGCACAAAAAAGGACATTATGTCTGGTGTCTGTTGACGTCTTCCAGAGTTTCAGATGCAAAGGGAATCACTATCTTTTATATTGCCCAGGTACAGGATATCAGCCTGTCCAAAAAGAATGTGGAAATATTGGAACGTCAGAAAAATCAGTTAAAAACCGCTATGTTTGATCTCGAAACAAAAATTCAGCAGTTAGAAGAGTTTAATAAGATCGTAGCACATAATCTGAGAGGACCTGTAGTCAATATAAAAATGCTTATTCAGGAAATCCTGACGGCAGAGAATGAAAATGATAAAGAGGAATATCTGCAGTTGTTGCAATCCAGCAGTGACGGACTAACAGAGATTTTACAGGAATTGATTGAGATTCTTGAAATTCGTAACCAACAGACTATTCCTTTTCATTACTGTGACTTTGATCAAATCTATAATAAGGTTGTTCAGCAATTTATCGTTGAAATACAAACTAAAGAAGCGGTCGTAACAACAGACTTTGAAGTGAAAGGAATTTACTACTACAGAATATATTTGGAAAGTATTATGCTAAACCTCATCAGTAATGCGTTAAAATATTCTGTTGAAGGGAAGCGTCCACATATCCATATCCGTGCATATCAGGACCGAAATAATGTATGCCTGAGTTTTGAAGATAACGGTGTGGGGATAGATCTTCAAAAGTATGGTAATCAGGTTTTTAAATTCAGGAAAACATTTCATCGAGGATTTGATAGTAAAGGAGTCGGCTTATTTATGACACGATGCCAGATAGAATCACTGGGAGGAAAAATCACAGTCAAAAGTGAACCCGGTAATGGAAGTATATTTACCGTACATTTTTATTTACATCAGGATGTACCTATTCTAACCATATGATAGAGACCTTACGTATAGCTATTGTTGATGACGATATTATATTCAGACTTATCTTCAGTAAGATGCTGGAAAATTTTTCGGAATTACCTGTTCAGGTTCAGGTCTTCGAAAATGGTCTGGAGGCTTTGAACTACTTTCGATTGTATCAGCATGAGGAAGATAAGCTTCCGCATATTCTTTTTGTGGATATCGATATGCCTTTTTTGTCAGGTTGGGAGATGATGGACGAAATCATGCAGGAAGGAATAAACTTTGTACTGCATATACCTGTCTATATCTTAAGTTCATCAACAAGCACTACGGATAAACAGAAAATCCATAATTATGTATTTATTAATGAATATATAGAAAAGCCTATCACAAAGGACAGGCTTTTCGGATATATTAAAGAATATCTGGCGGATAATCAATAATTATCAGCCTTAGATCAATACTAGTATCGTTTTCAGGATTCAATCTGATTCGCTTTGCGTTTCTTTACCATCAGATAACCCAGATAAAGCAGAATCAACCAGATAGGAATAAGTTCAACCGAAATCTTAAGGCCTGTTATCCACATCATCGCTAATATTCCGACCAGAAAGATAAGACAGATATAGTTACTTACAGGATATAGAAAGGAGGGGAATAATGTTTTCTTTCCTTCTTTAATTTTTTCCTTTTTGAAGTATAAATGTGTGATAGAAATCATCAGCCAATTGATGATTAACGCAGACACAACGAGAGACATCAGAATTCCCAATGCCTTTTCCGGTATCAGCTTGTTTATCACAATACAAATTGCAGCAAATGCTGCTGAAACCAATATCGCCATAATAGGGACATGATTGTTGTTCAGTTTGAGCAGGAAACGGGGAGCATTACCCTGTTTGGCTAATCCATACAACATACGGCTATTACTATACACACTGCTGTTGTATA
The Sphingobacterium spiritivorum genome window above contains:
- a CDS encoding FUSC family protein, which produces MAFYALKHRISSISKLVFQFISAENSGDAFRNIFTTLVPSIIVFYCGHLDTAITVGMGALLSSLTDLPGNRQDKWKSAKWCIPLFFTASFATAYAISSAWLLLPLLIASGFICAMLSVFGLRVGITGTLTLILVSFVVGLWPSHPLTFSIGITLGAIWFYMVSILQAYIVPYRSLRHAMADGFLSMAVLLQAKAKCYDELIPLDKAYRELGRLHIQVSDQQETIRFLLLREKKLIYSEEGKVWLNQVYQLIDLYELLMALDHDYESIRKTLEPTGALEHIRKLIIRIAGEIDLLAANYSRKISDKHNNHMEIPSLLNGLIAIRDKQEGEAYSILNATIRNIQLILDFITRIRSTSDAKVFDSVKENEYQHFLSLPPRGWTAVKNQLSFHSTIFPFALRLAVLFGLGGLFGMLLPEYRYTYWILLTIAIVARPGFVTTQRRNFQRITGTLTGILLGILILNLISNISILLIIAAICLYGFFLFNKPNYLVSVLFITAGIVITLNSYEGNIDRILGSRIIFTLIGCLLAVAGYFFVPIRQKRGMLNLADLVVQHNDQYFKAVEGQLHDHQSDIYEIRLARKKAQTALASFSDTITQLQNEPGNKKKDWSDANTFHALAYRINSLIVGLSINVTVQNQSAVKSQQLEVRIQAIQNLLNELDQLAKSLRKTM
- a CDS encoding PAS domain S-box protein, translating into MLSEEFENLSVDEVLLPILNGTTQGMVVSSLDGKLVFWNEEASRVLNIPKESCLIKNVFELFATFCDEHFIPFSYEKFPVNITAETGVAQKDVIVVSVQGNKQMVWHNLNVTQICIGNTPFILTSFSDVSRIMEVNRKALENEKQLHLLVASLDDIVFEATAEGIILNYWVNDPQSLFYVPDYFLNKNIEELFPADLAISFLALIQNSLTERISNEMEYQSPFDSHKDNWYRIQTRPIRFMEDRVAVIVSDVTERIRREEMTRINEQKFNQAFQYSGIGMAMVNQEGVCLEVNKTLCKILGYTLAELTTLSFHEYTHPEDLEMDVQNLEKLGKGQLDSYTIEKRYRHKKGHYVWCLLTSSRVSDAKGITIFYIAQVQDISLSKKNVEILERQKNQLKTAMFDLETKIQQLEEFNKIVAHNLRGPVVNIKMLIQEILTAENENDKEEYLQLLQSSSDGLTEILQELIEILEIRNQQTIPFHYCDFDQIYNKVVQQFIVEIQTKEAVVTTDFEVKGIYYYRIYLESIMLNLISNALKYSVEGKRPHIHIRAYQDRNNVCLSFEDNGVGIDLQKYGNQVFKFRKTFHRGFDSKGVGLFMTRCQIESLGGKITVKSEPGNGSIFTVHFYLHQDVPILTI
- a CDS encoding response regulator codes for the protein MIETLRIAIVDDDIIFRLIFSKMLENFSELPVQVQVFENGLEALNYFRLYQHEEDKLPHILFVDIDMPFLSGWEMMDEIMQEGINFVLHIPVYILSSSTSTTDKQKIHNYVFINEYIEKPITKDRLFGYIKEYLADNQ